From the genome of uncultured Methanobacterium sp.:
CAGCAACTGGAAATGACGAGGCTAACCTGCTTGCCTGTATTCTGGTGAGGGAATTTGAACTTCCTAAAATCATTGCTAGGGTAAGTGAACCCAGCCATGCCGAAGCGTTCCGTAAGGTAGGTATTGATTCAGTTATCAGTCCTGAGATCACGGCCGCCAGTTATCTGGAAAAATTGATAATTCGACCTAAAATCGCTGACCTGGTAGTAATGGGAAAAGGTGACGCAGAATTACTTGATTTTAACCTGGAAAACGAAAAGGTAGTGGGCAAAAAAGTAGGAGATATCAGTCCCACCGAAGACTTTATAATCGTTGCGGTTTATGAAAATGGAGATATAACCATTCCAAAACCGGATATCGTCCTGAAAAAGGGTATGAAGGTTTCTATACTAGTAAAAACCAAGGCTGCCCGTGAAGTCATGAAACGATTCACCAAGTAAATTTAGTTCATTTTAAATTTATAAAAATCAGCAGATTTCATTAAATTATTCTGTTTTTAGTCTGTTTATAAATTCTATTGATTTTTCATCGGTATATTCCTTAAAAATCTATATAATGGGGCAGGTTGTCAGGTTCATGAGAACTTTAAATTTCATGGAAGATTAAATAGTAATTTCCATGTTTAGTATAATTCAGATTTTAAAGTAGATCCTATTTAAGGATCCTACCCAACCAGTTATCTATTTTTTAAGCAGTTCATCTAAAATATCTATGATCTTGGGATTAGACAAACTGTAATGCACCCAAACACCTTCTTTACGCCATTTCAAAAAGCCAGCTTTTTTTAATACATTCAAGTGATGTGATACAGTTGGTTGTGGTTTTTCCATTGCAGTAAAGATTTCACAAACACACAGTTCACCATATTTTAATAAATAGATTATTTTAAGTCTGGTTGGATCTCCAAGGGCTTTTATAGAATCTGCATTTTCATATAAAACATCATCTGCAGGAATTTTGGGCTTTATCTTTTCCAGTCTCTCAATCTGGTCTGGGCCCGGTTTATCCCCACCAATTTCACATGATTTCATAATATTCTTTATAGATATATAATATATTTAAATTATGGATGTATTATTTATTATATGACAAAAGAACATCTTTTATTTTTTTAATTGCCATTCAACCACATAGCTACCTGTTTAAAGAATGAAAGAGTTTGATTTCTATTCAAACTCTTTTAGTTCTTTTTTTATTTTCTCTTTCATGTGTCTAACACAAATTTCTCCGTTTTCATCCAATCTAGACACATCAGTGGGTTTTAAACCAGCTTCATTGAGTTCTTCCATAACATTGATGTTTTTAACTGGTTTGACACCTTTTTGTTCCAGTATCTTTAGGGTACAGTCACCATCACAGCCACTTAAGGCTACGATGGGATATTTTCTAATTAAATTTCTAAATCCATCCCTATCAGCAGAGGTAGCGCCCATACAAATAGATATGGTGTTATCAGTTTCTGCAACTGTATCTGCCGATGTTATGCGGGCTACTAAACCATATGGGCTCATCCCACTACATGCAGCCAGAGCCACTTTCTTTTTCTCACTCATTTTAAATATCCCCTAGAATACTCAATAACGATCTCCCAAATGGTATTCAGTAATGTCTCTCATGTGTAATTCGGTTAATATCTCTTAAGTGTATTCAGTTAATTATTATATCTTGAGTTTTAACAACCGGATTTAGAATTCTTGAGAGCCAATTTTGCATTCATTTTATCAAATTTATTTTTAACATGATGGTATCCTTTCTCGTCAAATGGACAGTCTTCTATACAGTAAGTACAGCCCTGACTACAACCTATACATCGTTTTTGTATGAATTCTATCTCTTTAGAACCACAGCAGCTATCGGTTTCCATCAGTGCTTTTTCAGGACAGGCTTTGATACATTTACCACATTTTTCACAGTAATCAGCTATCCATGAATGGTTATCATCATTTTTTAGGGGTAAATTTTCTATACTGGTGAATATAGCTGATATCTTTTGCCGGGGTCCAAGTTCAGGACTTATTAAAAGACCACTCTGCCCTATCCAACCCAAACCTGCGTTCTGACCAAGCTGTGAGAAGCCTACCATGCTCCCATAGGGGTGAGCAACCTGAGTTGCAAAGCCATTTGCTCGGATAAAGTCCGAGAGTGCGTAGGTTATGTTGCCCAGTTTTGCGTAGGTTGCATCATTTAATTGCTGTGCTTCTGGACCGGGAGGTGCTTTGATAATATTTTTACCCATTTCTAGAGTTAAAACAATTGCATTAGGATAAAGAGGTTCTTCTGTATGGATTAATTCAGGAACAACTTGTGTATATCCTATACTTACAATGCCCATTGCGTGGGCAAATTTCTCAAAACCTTCTAAAAAATCAGGACCAGCCCTATTTTTAGGTTCATCCGGATTTTTTACCAGTGATTGATCCGGGAATTCTCCTCCACACCCACATCCGCATTCATCACTTTTTTCTGAATCTGTTTCAGGTTGCTTATCTCCGGTTCCCCCACAACATCCCAGATCCTCATCTGGTTCTTTTTCAGAGGACCTTTCAGTACTTTCTCCACAACATTCAGGTTTATCACTATTTACTGTTTCTACTTTTAGAGCCCTTACCTGTACACTGGTTATTTTCCCCACCAGCCGTTCATCCATGTTGGGTTCTGTAAAAAAGTGCTGTTCAATGATTTCAACATCTTTAAACCCTGCTTTTTTTATGGTTTCCATGTAATCTTGTTTTTCCATGGCCCCGGCAGTGCATTCGGACCATGCCTGGAAGCTTTTACGGATTCCCTCTGGAAGTTCTCCCTCTGTAACTATATCTGATATTAATATTCTGCCACCATCTTTTAAAACCCTGAAAACTTCTTTAAATGCTACAGACTTGTTTGGTGTGAGGTTTATAACACAGTTACTGATTATTACATCGATGGAATCATCTTCAATGGGTAAATTCTCGATTTCACCCAGTTTAAACTCCACATTCAGATAACCACCAGTTTCAGCATTTTGGAGGGCAGTTTTCACCATTTCTTCGGTCATATCTACCCCGATGACCTTCCCTGCATCACCTACTTTATTGGCAGCCAAAAAAACATCTATTCCCCCACCGGATCCAAGGTCTAAAACTGTTTCACCCTTTTCTATCTCTGCCAATGCTGTGGGGTTACCGCATCCCAGACCAAATATGGCATCTGCAGGGATGTTTTTGATCTCCTCATCAGAATAACCTACTGCTTTGGCTTGCATGATTATGCCGTCCATTTCAGTTCCAGAGCAGCATGAGCAGGAGGAAGAATCTGTTTTAGTGGCAATTTTTGAATATCTTTCTTTCACAAAGTCTTTTATTTCTTTTTCTTTCAAATTGTCCAACCACCCTGTTAATTTCATATATCCAAATATATCAATATATAGATAAATTGATGAGAATCCTTATAAACTTTACTGTCAAACATGACCATTCAAAAATAGTGATGTTAAAAATCACAATCAAAAAAATTAAATCTAAATCAACTTCTGACAAATAAGAGACGAAGATATCCAGGCATATTCCTTCTGGTAATCATTGAGACTGACGAACGAAACTGCTGATAAAGTGTAGGATAATAATCCCAGAAGATATTGGGATATATCTTCATCTAAGAGAGTTATCATATTACCGTACTCCCTCACCCTGCGTATACACTGAAATGCCTTGATAATATCTGAATTATCAAAATTTAATGAAATATCATTGGATTTGAGGGGTATATGGGGTATGTCACTGAGATTTTCAGCATCAATAAACTGTCCTTCCAATTCAAGGATGTACTTTAATTTTTCCAAAGAATTTACATCCACACATTCCAGTTTGAAGGCAGTTTCCAGTTTAGCCACATCACGGAGGATGTGAGAATACCGGGTGGCGGCAAAGTCAATGAGCCACATATTCAGATCATCATCCATGAGCACGTTTCTCAGGTTCAGATCACCATGGGTGGAGGTTTCATAGGCACTGACTGATTGGGACCTGCGTTCATTCATTACCTTCTCCACAAAGTACAGTGGATTTATGGATTTTCCAAGATCATGTGGCAGTTCAACGTACTTATCACCAGATGTGACCCCAAATTTCTCCAATGAAAAACTTTTGATATTATCATACTTAAAGAAAAAGTCGTACTCCTCATAAAGGAACAGTTCTTTTAGCTTGGGTTGCCCATACCAGCTACGAAGTACGTTTCTGAAGAGTTTATCCAGTGCAGTTAGAACCTCTCCAGTGTCATGGGAAGCATAGTAATCTTCCATAGTTTTTATGGTGCCCTCCCTACCATTTATACCCACAAAGTTGTACAATATCCCACCGTCTTCCCCTATTCTACGCTTGTCTATGATTTGTGTGGCGTTATTTTGTATGTAACGTTTCACATGGTCTTCATATCCTCTAAGCTCGTCCCCTAATTCAAACCATGGTCCCAGTTTCATTACAAATGGCATTTCCTTCCTACCGGAGCGATCCCATGCATCCACCTTGAACACTGCCGAACCACTGTACCCCCCTGTAATTGGAGTTAGGAAAATTTCTGCTGCATCCGAAAATATTTTACTGGTTATATCCTGGAATGTATCATTCCATCTTTCACATTCACCCTGCACTGTTATTTCCTGTTTTTTTTCAAAAGTAATATCTGATATATATGAAACACCAATTAAAGCTTTTTTCAGCCGGGAATTATCCAAAAGATGACACATGTCTAGAAATTCCCCATTCTGGACGATTTTTCGTATCTGCCCATCCAGGTCCCTATTTTTATTCAGGGGAATGTGTTTGAAGACCACTGCATGGTTATGGAGTAACATGTCCTTGTTTCCAATGTTGGCAGGGTGCAGGTAAAACAGGGCGCCCAGTGCATCTTCATCAAAGTTTGATAGATCACTTGCCAGATCAACACCCACCCCAAAACTTACCATAGTCTCACCATGAAACAGGGTTTTAGTGCTTATATTCATCCAGGACTGGATATTATTGGGATCCATGATCATTTCACGGTTTTTGGGGGCGAATTTTTTGATGGGTGATATTTTAATTCCTGAACTATATATTTCCCCAATATCTGCCTGGATTGCCAGGCTGATGATGCCCTTAAATGAAGGCCTCATTTTACGGGCCATCTGAAAAAGGGATGAGTAAAGTTCATCCATGCTGAACCCTTCACTGGTTTTAGATTCTGCAAATATGATATCATTGAACTTTCCATCCAGTGCCGCGTTAAATCCGGTGTGAATGGTGACCATTCCAGTGTCTGTTGCTGGTATTAAAAAATCAGGAGTATTATGTCCATCAGTGGGTAGCCAGACCATGGTGCCTCCAATGGTGATCATTTCCCCCATGATCTCTATGAAGTCATTCATGTTCTCACCCAGCCCTCCCAGTCCAATGGAATATTCTGTATCGGAGAACTTCCGGGAATAGATAGTATCCTCTTCTAACTGGGCGTTAAGTACATTGGAGATATCACCAACCACTTTTAATTTAGAATCAGTGGATGATACATTCAGTATGGTTAAAGAAATCTGTTCATCAGCGTAGTGTGGGAGGTTGGCCCAGTCCACTGGTTCTGATTCAGTTGGAGACACTTGGAATTTCAGGGCATCTTCCAGGGTAGGTTTCAGGGAAAAGATCTGATCAAATCCTGCCATTTTCAGAACCTCCAGAGGATAAGGTTTCACATTGCAAAGATGTATCATTCCACCCCTGTCTTTCAGGATTCTTTCGGTTCCAAGCAGGCTCCTGATACCCCCACTGCTCAGGTAACTGACATCGTTTAAGTTAAAAATAACCACTAAATCAGTATCAGTGATAATGGTTTCTAGAGATTCGTTCAACTCCAGCGCACCGTAAGCATCCAATCTACCTTGAGGTGTTACTACCAAAACACCATTAACTCTTTTTGAAGTTATATCCATGATTTACTCCCCTAAATTACATGAATTTGCAAATACTTTAAGATGTTAGTAAAATTATGAGGTTTTTACCATATATACTAATTTTTTATCTAAATTTCCGGAATTAAAAACCGTTTAACATATTATTAAAGGATTATTTTGGTAATTATGACTTATTCATCCCTGAAAGTAAAATTTGACCAGAATACTACGGTTTTTTTAAAACCTTTATTCTACAGTAGACTTCTCGTGTTTTTCTACTTCCCCAATAAGGCTAATTCCTGCCCGTAGTTTGTAAAAAGAGCTTTTTGATAAGAAAGGAAAACTTCGATTGATAAGAAATGAATCTTCGTTTGATAGAACGGAAAAAAATATATTTTCTCCTGTAGAATTAAAATTAAAAAAAATAATAAAAAGAGACTACTTTGATGTCTCTTTTACTGAGCTAGGGTTTTTCCTTGAATTTATTCTAAATCCAAAAAGCACCCTGAACATGTTCCTGAATGGTTTCCGGTATATGTGGAAGTGGATCAAGGTCCCCACAACCATCAGAATTGATAACTCCACATG
Proteins encoded in this window:
- a CDS encoding TrkA family potassium uptake protein, producing MYVVVMGGGRVGLNLASFLIADGHDVTLIENDEHLCTNAAAELDALVICGNGTDTKTLEEANVSSANVFVAATGNDEANLLACILVREFELPKIIARVSEPSHAEAFRKVGIDSVISPEITAASYLEKLIIRPKIADLVVMGKGDAELLDFNLENEKVVGKKVGDISPTEDFIIVAVYENGDITIPKPDIVLKKGMKVSILVKTKAAREVMKRFTK
- a CDS encoding metalloregulator ArsR/SmtB family transcription factor encodes the protein MKSCEIGGDKPGPDQIERLEKIKPKIPADDVLYENADSIKALGDPTRLKIIYLLKYGELCVCEIFTAMEKPQPTVSHHLNVLKKAGFLKWRKEGVWVHYSLSNPKIIDILDELLKK
- a CDS encoding putative zinc-binding protein, which codes for MSEKKKVALAACSGMSPYGLVARITSADTVAETDNTISICMGATSADRDGFRNLIRKYPIVALSGCDGDCTLKILEQKGVKPVKNINVMEELNEAGLKPTDVSRLDENGEICVRHMKEKIKKELKEFE
- the arsM gene encoding arsenite methyltransferase, with protein sequence MKEKEIKDFVKERYSKIATKTDSSSCSCCSGTEMDGIIMQAKAVGYSDEEIKNIPADAIFGLGCGNPTALAEIEKGETVLDLGSGGGIDVFLAANKVGDAGKVIGVDMTEEMVKTALQNAETGGYLNVEFKLGEIENLPIEDDSIDVIISNCVINLTPNKSVAFKEVFRVLKDGGRILISDIVTEGELPEGIRKSFQAWSECTAGAMEKQDYMETIKKAGFKDVEIIEQHFFTEPNMDERLVGKITSVQVRALKVETVNSDKPECCGESTERSSEKEPDEDLGCCGGTGDKQPETDSEKSDECGCGCGGEFPDQSLVKNPDEPKNRAGPDFLEGFEKFAHAMGIVSIGYTQVVPELIHTEEPLYPNAIVLTLEMGKNIIKAPPGPEAQQLNDATYAKLGNITYALSDFIRANGFATQVAHPYGSMVGFSQLGQNAGLGWIGQSGLLISPELGPRQKISAIFTSIENLPLKNDDNHSWIADYCEKCGKCIKACPEKALMETDSCCGSKEIEFIQKRCIGCSQGCTYCIEDCPFDEKGYHHVKNKFDKMNAKLALKNSKSGC
- a CDS encoding anti-sigma factor antagonist (This anti-anti-sigma factor, or anti-sigma factor antagonist, belongs to a family that includes characterized members SpoIIAA, RsbV, RsfA, and RsfB.) is translated as MDITSKRVNGVLVVTPQGRLDAYGALELNESLETIITDTDLVVIFNLNDVSYLSSGGIRSLLGTERILKDRGGMIHLCNVKPYPLEVLKMAGFDQIFSLKPTLEDALKFQVSPTESEPVDWANLPHYADEQISLTILNVSSTDSKLKVVGDISNVLNAQLEEDTIYSRKFSDTEYSIGLGGLGENMNDFIEIMGEMITIGGTMVWLPTDGHNTPDFLIPATDTGMVTIHTGFNAALDGKFNDIIFAESKTSEGFSMDELYSSLFQMARKMRPSFKGIISLAIQADIGEIYSSGIKISPIKKFAPKNREMIMDPNNIQSWMNISTKTLFHGETMVSFGVGVDLASDLSNFDEDALGALFYLHPANIGNKDMLLHNHAVVFKHIPLNKNRDLDGQIRKIVQNGEFLDMCHLLDNSRLKKALIGVSYISDITFEKKQEITVQGECERWNDTFQDITSKIFSDAAEIFLTPITGGYSGSAVFKVDAWDRSGRKEMPFVMKLGPWFELGDELRGYEDHVKRYIQNNATQIIDKRRIGEDGGILYNFVGINGREGTIKTMEDYYASHDTGEVLTALDKLFRNVLRSWYGQPKLKELFLYEEYDFFFKYDNIKSFSLEKFGVTSGDKYVELPHDLGKSINPLYFVEKVMNERRSQSVSAYETSTHGDLNLRNVLMDDDLNMWLIDFAATRYSHILRDVAKLETAFKLECVDVNSLEKLKYILELEGQFIDAENLSDIPHIPLKSNDISLNFDNSDIIKAFQCIRRVREYGNMITLLDEDISQYLLGLLSYTLSAVSFVSLNDYQKEYAWISSSLICQKLI